One Triticum dicoccoides isolate Atlit2015 ecotype Zavitan chromosome 3B, WEW_v2.0, whole genome shotgun sequence genomic window, ggggagactatcatttgaagcacaagagcaaggagttcatcatcaacgcaccatttgttacttcttggagagtggtgtctcctagattggctagatgtcacttgggagcctccgacaagattgtggagttgaaccaaggagtttgtaagggcaaggagatcgcctacttcgtgaagatctaccgctagtgaggcaagtccttcgtgggcgacggccatggtgggatagacaaggttgcttcttcgtggacccttcgtggatggagccctccgtggactcgcgcaaccgttacccttcgtgggttgaagtctccagcaacgtggatgtacgatagcaccacctatcggaaccacgtcaaaaacatccgtgtctccaattgcgtttgaatcctccaaacccttccctttactttcttgcaagttgcatgctttaatttccgctgcctatatactctttgcatgcttgcttgaattgtgtgatgattgcttgacttgtcctaagatagctaaaatctgccaaactctaaatttgggaaaaggcttagtttttaattggtcaagtagtctaatcacccccctctagacatacttcaaggtcctacaacattGCGATGCCGTCCGCCATCGTCCTagaggatgatgacgaggaggagatggTGGATGCTGGCAATGCCTAAGGGGCCGAGATGCTGGTCTTGAGCCTGGTTGCTCTACAATGCCATTAGAGGTCGACGAGTACCTGCATTGAGGCTACTATCGCACCAAGGGTCTCTAAGTCCATCGTGCATAAGCTAGTTCAGTTGCATTGGATTTGAAGGGATTTAAGGGTATTATCATCGATTAAACTCCCCTGTTAGTCAAAATCCTTCCCAATTCCCTTGTACATGCCCTAAATAGATATAGTCGCTCACCCCAAATTGAAGCCTAAATCATGCTCGAAGTTTAATCGATGGGTAGTCGATGCCTACATGACTACATCGATCCGCACGAAGGTGTGGAGAGAGGGCTTATCGTGACCGACAGAGCCGTGGCAGAGAGGTGATGAATCAATGATGAAGTCGGTGTTCGTCGTCCAGATCTTGCCTTCTACGATGGTCGTCGCCCCCGATGAGAGAGTCgcgagaggggagagtgagcgGTGAGAAAGGCGTGAGGGGATTTATGTTGCGGCATCGGGAAACAACGCAACGTCTCCCCGCGTGTCCCAATGCATGCAGCTGTCTGCACTCGCTTGCATCACTCTGGTTTGACTTGCTGGAAACTGCCGATTCGAGTGTCCCCGCATAGCCATGCCTAGCTATGCTCTAAACATCGTGTCATGCGGACCAAACAGTTCTAATATATGCCGCACTTTGGGCATGTTTGAATGGCAACCTGGAACTGCCCTATCAAATTATTGGCATTGACCCATAGGCTAGGCTTATGTTTGGATGCCTTTCAAACTTCATATCTCAGGCAATATTCTGGTCACCCTGTCATATTTTGCGCCTGCGGTTGGCGATTCGCCCACGTTTTGGTATGGCCGGTGCAAGCTCAACCCAAACATCCCTTTGTTTTGATCATCTAAGTATACTCCTCTTTACTTTGTACTACTTGCCAAATTGTATGTTTTCTTGGGTCCAGCTAGAATGATGTCACTTGTAAATTCACAAAATCAAAGTCCTTTTTCATCGATTGAGTTCAACAGCTCCCTTCGTCTTTGAAATACAGCCACTTCGAACCAAACCAACGTTTCTAACTAGTCTCCCAGACTCCCACTCGAACATCACAATTCATGGCACAAGTAATTGGCTGCGATTTTGCGAATTCTCAGTCAGCTTCGCACCATATATGCGTTTTACTTCAAAACAATTTCGGAATTTCCGGACCGCTCGTGCCCTTCAACCTGTTGTTGAGTTGCTCTTCAGTCGCCTGCGCCACAATCCCACTGGAGCACGAGACCACACTGGCACACATCCCACAGCCACCAGGTGCCGGCCGCCGCCATGGAAAAAACCAGCAGCTCCTCCACGGCCTCCCCAGTCCGCTCACCGCCACCGGAGCCGGCCGCGGAGGCACAACcacctcctccttcttcgcccccaTCACAGCTTCCGGCTGCCGATCTCTTTCGCCTCTCGCCGGATAACCCAACCCCAGCTCACCCCCTTCCTGCTGCACCTACAACTAGTGCTCCTGCGCCATCTACCGGCCCCTGTCGCCTCTCGCCGGATAACCCAACCCCAGCTCCTCCTCTTCCTGCTGCACCTACAACTACTGCTCCGGCGCCATCTACCGTCCCCTTTCGCCTCTCGCCGGATAATCCAACCCCAGCTCCTCCCCTTCCTGCTGCACCAACAGTTACTGCTCCGCCGCCGGATGGCGCCGACGATTCCTCTTCACCGTCGCCTCCCTCGCCTCCAAAGGCTCCAACGCATCCACCTCTTTCCACCACCGATCCTTCTCCTCCCCTCCCTCGTGGGAACCAAACATCCGCGCCGCGGCGGACACCCCCTTCTCCTCCCGCTCGCGCTCCCGCTCcagcagcaccatctccaccagcaCCGGCGTCTCCGGAAGCTAAACCGGTGCAGGAGGCAGATGAAGTGCCCGGCGAATCGGAGAACATGGCGCTAGCCCTTGCGCTAACCCAAAACGAAGCAGTGATGCCGCCGACGCCGCAGAAGGACGCGGTCATGGCTGAATCCCCCACCGGATCTCCGCAGAAGGAGTCGGCCCTGACCATAGCGAAGCTCCTCTCGGCCGAGGACCCCGCGGCAACGGAGGCCAAGCCGGCCGCCGACAAGGTAGCACCTGCGGTAGTCACCGAGtcagtcgccggcggcggcgggggcggaggCGGAAGCAAAGTCGGAGTGGGTTCCAAGAGATGGCTCCTTAGAGGGCTCCCAGATAGAGTACGGCTCACGGAGCTGAAGAGGGCTGAGCTAGGGTTTAGGGTTTCAGCTGCCGTGTTCTGCTTGATCTCGCTCTCCGTCATGTCGGCTGGCACTACGCCGGGCTGGGCTGGTGACTCCTTCCGCCGCTACAACGAATACAGGTTGCTCTGAATCTGGAACACAAGCTCAAAATCACCCAATTTTAGGTACAACATTTGTTGTGCTTGTTCTTGGCGTAGATTGATGTGTCTGTGAAATGCAGGTACATGCTTGCTGCGAGCGTGATGGCTTTTACATACTCGGGTTTCCAATTAGTTGCAGAAGCGCACTACCTTGTCACGGGGAGGCGCATAATTGGAGGTCCCTGGGGCAACTACTTCAATCTCGCCATGGATCAGGCAAGAATGAACAAACTCCACTTCTGAATGTCTTGTACTTAATTTCATGGTATTTGTGAGGTCTATTTGCTTGTTTGTTTAGTTTACAGTAGCATAACGAACCGTGGCACATTGCAAGTTTGGGCCCCTGATAATTTGGAAGCCAATTTTGCCAAAACTAGATTACAAAGTAAAACAAGCTGCGTAGTGTAGTGACCATTCATTTATCTGAAATTTGTGCACTCATGCCTTAAAGCTTTATTGATGACAGATGATCTGTAAGTCTTCCTATTTCAATCAAATGTGAATTGTCATTGTAGGAGAACCTTTTTGAAAAATTGTTTGTGAAAGTGATGTAGTTGTTGAGACGACAATGCCTCTGACTAATCAAGTTCTTACTAATGTTATCTCTGAAATGATAAAGATTCCTGNNNNNNNNNNNNNNNNNNNNNNNNNNNNNNNNNNNNNNNNNNNNNNNNNNNNNNNNNNNNNNNNNNNNNNNNNNNNNNNNNNNNNNNNNNNNNNNNNNNNNNNNNNNNNNNNNNNNNNNNNNNNNNNNNNNNNNNNNNNNNNNNNNNNNNNNNNNNNNNNNNNNNNNNNNNNNNNNNNNNNNNNNNNNNNNNNNNNNNNNNNNNNNNNNNNNNNNNNNNNNNNNNNNNNNNNNNNNNNNNNNNNNNNNNNNNNNNNNNNCTTAATTTACTTTGCTTTAGGGCATCTCTAGCCGAACCCCTATCCTATAACTCCTGAAATGCTCCCCCAAACCATAAGTCCTCAAACATGAGTAGTTAAGATAGGGGCAGACCTAACTGAACCCCTATATTTAACTCCCTAATTTTCTTTGGACTAATTCTTCCACCCCTTGTCACATACaattcaaacaattgcatggtgttTCATCAATCATTTGAATGACTCAAATTCACCATATGCAACAATTCAACCACAAACATACATGTAGTTCATCTGGTCGAAACAATTCAAATTAACACATGCATATACTTCATCAAATAGCCATCAAATCAATCTAGTTTGATCCAAAAAACCACAACATGGCATGTCTTATGTCGTGGACCAAGCCCTATCAAATGCATACTACACTAACTCAAGTACTAACGTGCTCATCACCACCACGGGCACCACCATGTCCACCACCATCACCACTACGGCCGACCTCTAATTGGGCCAAGATCTCCCCATGAGTGAATTCCCAATACCTCCTTGCCGTGGAATCAATCGTGCTCAGGTTCATGAACATGATAGCATGCTCTTTGGCCTTCTTCTTTTTTGCAAGCCTCTCATCCTCGAGTGCAATCCTCCGCTCCTCCGCTCCCACCTTCTTTGCTTTCTCCATCAACTTTGCTCTCCACTTCTCATCCTCCATGAGCTTGAGCTCGTTCCACCTCGCCGCCTTTTCTTCTTTGCATTTGGTCGCCAAAGCTTTCTTGGTCTCAATCATAGCACAAAGCTCCTCTTTGTAGGCGCCGCCGCCTccattcttcttcctctctcttgcaATCTTTTGCCCATCCGGCCTTTTGTGAGGATTTTCATCCTCCTTGTCATCGGCTTCAACGAATATGCTAATTTGTGACCTCTTTGGCGTGGTTTCGGAATTCCTCCGGATCCACTTCTCATTGCCAACTAGTTCCTTGTAGCAATGGTACAATGTGAATGCCTTGCCGCCGCCCTTTTTGTTGCGTTGTTTGTATAGCTCTTGGATGGGAGGCCCATCGTGGTTGGCACCCCACTCGGTGGTGCATGGTTGACCTGATCAATGCAACCGGACCATCGGTTGCATTGCTCTTGGATCACACTCCACCGGTGGGAAAGTGAGCCTCGAGTGCGGCGGGGAATGGACGGTTACATTTTACAATAGTAGTCTTCAATCCTACTCCAAAACTTCTCTTTTGTTTGACTCATACAATCAAGGCATTCATCCAAGCAAAGTACAAAGCAATGTCCTCTTCTTGGTCGTACTTCATTGTCCTTGACCTCTTGGTGCTTGATTGTGTCTCCATGGGATCATCGACCTCCACTCCGGGATCATCCTCCTCCTCGCTCTATTGTTCTTGATCATACCGCGCACCATCATAATCGAGATCGTCAAAGGCTGAGTATGTGTGGTGCATCCAATTGAGACATGAAAGTTGCAACATCATGCTCCTCCACACTAcaatcaacaacaacaagcacatcaCAAGATCGCCGCCGCAAACCATCACCAATATCCTTCGCAAAAAAGAAAAGCACAACTTTACCTCTTGGGTATTGTCGTCGAACACTTGGTGGCCATGGACCTCGGCCGCGGCTGCGACGGCCTAACGTGCCGGAGGAGGAGATGGGGGTTGCCGAAGAAGGGCAGCTAGGCACCGGACGTGGGGAAGGCGTCGGCGTGGACGCCTTTACTTTTCTTTGCCCCCGCCTTGGTGAGGGCCTTCCCGGCCGCCGTCGGCTTCCTCGCCCGCTTTCCATCGGCCGAAGCACTGGTCATCCATCTTCGCGGCTGGCGCGGCCTTGCCGCCGACCTTTGTTCACGGCACGGATCCGCTTCCTTGACGCGGACGGTGACACGGTGGTCGGCTCCGGCGGCTTAGCGTGCGGGCTTGAGGAGGAGGTTTGCGGTCCCATTCCTGTCGGAATCGGGGTTTCCAGTGACTAGTGGCGACATTGCGCGGCGGTGGCGGGAAGACGAGGTGCCGCATGCGCGATTTAGGAGGGGTGGAAATTTTGCTGAGAATTGGTTGTGGCCACTTAAAAACGAGAGAGTTGGCAAGGTTTGGGAGTTTTGAGGAGTTAGCTGGATAAGAGTTGGGCTAGGTGTGGTTAACTCCTCAAAAGAGAATATTTTGAGGAATTAACCCTTTTTAAGGGATCGGCTAGAGATGCCCTTACTCTGATTACTTTTACTTGCTCTCTTCTCTTTTTGGTTTTCACATGTTTCTGTTGGCTTTCATCTCTAGCCTACCGTCGTATCATTGAGGGTTCTATAGGCCTTGTTTCAAAATATGTGTTGCAGTTGTTCCTAACTTTCTGTGCTTAGTCACATCTCTAACATTCAGTTATGACTTTATGCACAAATTTGAAGTTGCAAGGCAACATTATATTAATTAACAAATATAAGCTGCAAGCAAGTGGCCGGATGTAAT contains:
- the LOC119276455 gene encoding CASP-like protein 4A3, with the translated sequence MEKTSSSSTASPVRSPPPEPAAEAQPPPPSSPPSQLPAADLFRLSPDNPTPAHPLPAAPTTSAPAPSTGPCRLSPDNPTPAPPLPAAPTTTAPAPSTVPFRLSPDNPTPAPPLPAAPTVTAPPPDGADDSSSPSPPSPPKAPTHPPLSTTDPSPPLPRGNQTSAPRRTPPSPPARAPAPAAPSPPAPASPEAKPVQEADEVPGESENMALALALTQNEAVMPPTPQKDAVMAESPTGSPQKESALTIAKLLSAEDPAATEAKPAADKVAPAVVTESVAGGGGGGGGSKVGVGSKRWLLRGLPDRVRLTELKRAELGFRVSAAVFCLISLSVMSAGTTPGWAGDSFRRYNEYRYMLAASVMAFTYSGFQLVAEAHYLVTGRRIIGGPWGNYFNLAMDQVLAYLLLSASSAALSRNDVWVSRFGVDQFAKLINASGSMAFLAFIALGLSSIISAHRVFSSIP